The Felis catus isolate Fca126 chromosome X, F.catus_Fca126_mat1.0, whole genome shotgun sequence genome includes a region encoding these proteins:
- the VGLL1 gene encoding transcription cofactor vestigial-like protein 1 isoform X1: MEETGKTGIQLQRPIKTEWNSQCVLFTYFQGDIGSVVDEHFSRALSSVKRPQRLSPSSQSADVILRNDGDMPPNRWRFSSQWTKPEPGASFAYGATDCSFHGPGLMTMDHYPVPLAGSPSVPSGEPWPYPSPASPGSSEPGYSHAYSGGHVPSQPQPDGKYEPFLSLLQQDRYLAPPQEAAVWEDCSSAPTAGSTGLTFNLPAGSAHCKETPPDARGMASDWSQLRGSGHEMGC; encoded by the exons ATGGAAGAAACGGGGAAGACCGGTATCCAGCTGCAGAGACCCATAAAGACGGAGTGGAATTCTCAGTGCGTCCTTTTCACCTATTTCCAAGGGGACATCGGCAGCGTAGTGGACGAACACTTCTCCAGGGCTCTGAGCAGTGTCAAGAGGCCCCAGCGACTGAGCCCCTCGAGCCAGAGTGCAGATGTGATCCTGAGGAACG ATGGTGACATGCCCCCGAATCGGTGGCGTTTCTCTTCTCAGTGGACAAAGCCAGAGCCCGGAGCATCTTTTGCGTACGGCGCCACCGACTGCAGCTTCCATGGGCCCGGTCTCATGACTATGGATCACTACCCGGTGCCCCTGGCGGGGAGCCCCTCCGTTCCGTCTGGCGAGCCGTGGCCTTACCCCTCCCCGGCCAGCCCCGGCTCCTCGGAGCCTGGCTACTCTCACGCCTACTCCGGCGGGCACGTGCcgtcccagccccagcctgacGGGAAGTATGAGCCTTTCCTAAGCCTCCTCCAGCAGGACCGATACCTAGCCCCTCCTCAGGAAGCTGCGGTGTGGGAGGATTGCAGCTCTGCTCCGACAGCCGGAAGCACGGGATTGACCTTCAACTTGCCTGCCGGCTCAGCCCACTGTAAGGAAACGCCTCCGGACGCTCGGGGGATGGCTTCCGATTGGTCGCAGTTGAGAGGGAGTGGGCATGAGATGGGGTGCTAA
- the VGLL1 gene encoding transcription cofactor vestigial-like protein 1 isoform X2, with protein sequence MEETGKTGIQLQRPIKTEWNSQCVLFTYFQGDIGSVVDEHFSRALSSVKRPQRLSPSSQSADVILRNDGDMPPNRWRFSSQWTKPEPGASFAYGATDCSFHGPGLMTMDHYPVPLAGSPSVPSGEPWPYPSPASPGSSEPGYSHAYSGGHVPSQPQPDGKYEPFLSLLQQDRYLAPPQEAAVWEDCSSAPTAGSTGLTFNLPAGSAH encoded by the exons ATGGAAGAAACGGGGAAGACCGGTATCCAGCTGCAGAGACCCATAAAGACGGAGTGGAATTCTCAGTGCGTCCTTTTCACCTATTTCCAAGGGGACATCGGCAGCGTAGTGGACGAACACTTCTCCAGGGCTCTGAGCAGTGTCAAGAGGCCCCAGCGACTGAGCCCCTCGAGCCAGAGTGCAGATGTGATCCTGAGGAACG ATGGTGACATGCCCCCGAATCGGTGGCGTTTCTCTTCTCAGTGGACAAAGCCAGAGCCCGGAGCATCTTTTGCGTACGGCGCCACCGACTGCAGCTTCCATGGGCCCGGTCTCATGACTATGGATCACTACCCGGTGCCCCTGGCGGGGAGCCCCTCCGTTCCGTCTGGCGAGCCGTGGCCTTACCCCTCCCCGGCCAGCCCCGGCTCCTCGGAGCCTGGCTACTCTCACGCCTACTCCGGCGGGCACGTGCcgtcccagccccagcctgacGGGAAGTATGAGCCTTTCCTAAGCCTCCTCCAGCAGGACCGATACCTAGCCCCTCCTCAGGAAGCTGCGGTGTGGGAGGATTGCAGCTCTGCTCCGACAGCCGGAAGCACGGGATTGACCTTCAACTTGCCTGCCGGCTCAGCCCACT